From Sporosarcina sp. 6E9, a single genomic window includes:
- a CDS encoding S-ribosylhomocysteine lyase, whose amino-acid sequence MEKLNVESFNLDHTKVAAPYVRLAGKKTGALGDEIYKYDLRFTQPNTEFMKMDALHSIEHIMAENIRNHTDQVVDLSPMGCQTGFYLTVINHNNYDEILSILEKTLKDVLMANEVPACNVVQCGWAANHSLDGAKELAENMLLKKDEWHQVYKEEK is encoded by the coding sequence ATGGAAAAATTAAATGTTGAAAGTTTCAATTTAGATCATACAAAAGTAGCTGCGCCATATGTGCGTTTGGCAGGAAAAAAAACAGGGGCATTGGGCGATGAAATCTATAAATACGATCTTAGGTTTACACAACCAAATACTGAGTTCATGAAAATGGATGCGCTCCATTCAATAGAACATATCATGGCTGAAAATATTAGAAATCACACAGATCAAGTTGTAGATCTTAGTCCGATGGGATGTCAAACGGGTTTCTATCTAACGGTCATAAATCATAATAATTACGATGAGATTCTGTCGATTTTAGAAAAAACATTAAAAGATGTGCTAATGGCAAATGAAGTACCGGCGTGCAACGTCGTTCAGTGCGGATGGGCTGCAAATCATAGCTTGGATGGCGCAAAAGAACTGGCGGAGAATATGCTTCTGAAGAAAGATGAATGGCACCAAGTGTACAAAGAGGAGAAGTAA
- a CDS encoding HAMP domain-containing sensor histidine kinase — protein sequence MKNSRLTFSKKILVLLLSSVGFTILFSFFFIHYLYSNLYLASIEESIIYQGQRTASHYHYGELSDEIIEKIQWYNIVSEYEIIVVDKLDDLSSYFPYKINYETLVDPQDQASLENGKYVLKEGFVEEFDREIIGAIFPIKGEDSLLGFIYIYVPLAAIQDVFRDSIPVLLVTGTLFFFILFLIVNRFWNSIFKPLKKLQQQAVEVSEGQYSKYLEFTSDDEVGQLTRAFNKMSYSLGQQEKRKKEFTSNIVHELRTPLTYITGYTQALKHKIYTSPEEAANYLVTIEKEAERLSKLINDLNELNHLQEDFYSIESQPIAIAQLLTDTIDLFMILIEQKKLTLNLTIREDLIIMGDPQRIQQVFYNVLDNAVKYSTEKNKIKINLVDDGNYVLFSVINQGTPIPEEDINRIGERFFRTDKARNRATGGTGLGLSIVKEIVRLHNGTFTIESNASEGTNVLIQLPKWKEGDFNEKT from the coding sequence GTGAAAAATTCCAGATTGACATTCAGTAAGAAAATACTCGTTCTTTTACTATCGAGTGTTGGATTTACAATATTATTTTCTTTTTTCTTCATTCATTATTTATATTCCAATTTGTATCTGGCTAGTATTGAAGAATCTATCATCTATCAAGGACAAAGAACAGCGTCCCATTATCATTACGGGGAATTAAGCGATGAAATCATCGAAAAAATTCAATGGTATAATATCGTTTCAGAATACGAAATAATTGTTGTTGATAAACTAGATGATTTATCTTCTTACTTCCCATACAAAATCAATTATGAAACGTTAGTTGACCCACAAGATCAAGCGTCGTTAGAAAATGGTAAATATGTTCTGAAAGAGGGATTCGTCGAAGAATTTGACCGTGAAATTATTGGGGCCATTTTTCCGATCAAAGGCGAAGACAGTCTGCTCGGTTTTATCTATATATATGTCCCGCTTGCGGCGATTCAAGACGTGTTTCGGGATAGTATTCCAGTACTCTTAGTTACTGGTACATTGTTTTTCTTTATCCTCTTTTTAATCGTCAATCGTTTCTGGAATTCGATATTTAAACCGTTAAAAAAACTTCAACAACAAGCCGTAGAAGTATCAGAAGGACAATACTCGAAATACCTAGAATTTACTTCAGATGATGAAGTCGGGCAATTAACGAGAGCTTTTAATAAAATGAGCTATTCTCTCGGACAACAAGAGAAACGTAAAAAAGAATTTACTTCAAACATTGTTCATGAACTACGCACCCCACTCACCTATATTACGGGTTATACGCAGGCATTAAAACATAAGATTTACACATCACCTGAAGAAGCCGCAAACTACCTAGTAACAATTGAAAAAGAAGCGGAACGGTTAAGCAAACTCATTAATGATTTGAATGAATTAAATCATTTACAAGAAGACTTTTATTCAATTGAATCCCAGCCAATCGCGATTGCCCAATTATTAACAGACACGATTGACCTATTTATGATTCTAATTGAACAAAAAAAGTTGACACTCAATTTAACCATTCGAGAAGATTTAATCATTATGGGCGATCCTCAGAGAATCCAACAAGTCTTCTATAACGTTTTGGATAATGCAGTCAAATATTCAACAGAAAAAAACAAAATTAAAATCAACTTGGTGGATGATGGTAATTACGTTCTATTTTCAGTAATAAATCAAGGCACACCTATTCCAGAAGAAGATATTAATCGAATAGGAGAACGTTTTTTCCGTACTGACAAAGCGAGAAACCGTGCAACTGGAGGCACTGGATTAGGCCTTTCCATCGTGAAAGAAATCGTTCGATTGCATAACGGAACTTTTACAATCGAAAGTAACGCTTCTGAAGGGACCAACGTTTTAATTCAATTGCCAAAGTGGAAAGAAGGGGATTTCAATGAGAAAACTTAA
- a CDS encoding manganese efflux pump, protein MEWLTILLISIAANIDNLGISVSYGLKANRIPFTTNIIIAIISAICTFISITAGQLLSNYLSNSTANFVGGFLIVCLGLWIIITSKNKVPSRVINIGWKESIFLGSLLGLNCLTIGFGAGITGIPPLYASLSIGLFSIISISIGITIGNKIGNTLFGKYSNSFAGSLLIFIGFYEIFI, encoded by the coding sequence ATGGAATGGTTAACCATCTTGTTAATCAGTATTGCGGCTAATATTGATAATTTAGGAATTAGTGTATCATATGGGTTAAAAGCGAATCGAATTCCTTTTACAACAAATATAATAATCGCGATTATTTCCGCCATATGTACTTTTATCTCGATAACTGCGGGACAACTTTTATCCAATTACCTTTCAAATTCTACCGCAAACTTTGTGGGTGGATTTTTAATTGTTTGCCTTGGCTTATGGATTATCATTACTTCAAAAAACAAAGTACCTAGTAGAGTAATAAATATCGGATGGAAAGAGTCGATTTTTCTAGGGAGCTTACTTGGACTTAATTGTTTAACAATAGGGTTCGGCGCTGGAATTACGGGAATTCCCCCGCTTTATGCCTCATTATCAATTGGATTATTTTCGATAATTTCAATTTCCATAGGCATTACAATCGGAAATAAAATTGGAAATACATTATTCGGTAAATACTCAAATAGCTTTGCAGGATCATTACTAATATTTATTGGGTTCTATGAAATATTTATTTGA
- a CDS encoding bifunctional cystathionine gamma-lyase/homocysteine desulfhydrase, which yields MRAKTKLIHGGIVGDETTGAVSTPIYQVSTYKQQSVGVFNGYEYSRTGNPTRHALEVLISDLEGGQAGFAFGSGMAAISSVMMLFSKGDHIVLTDDVYGGTYRVMTKVLNRFGISSTFVDSSDIAEVEAAIEKNTKAIFLESPTNPLLKVTDIEAVAKLGKEKGLLTIVDNTFMTPYFQQPISQGADIVLHSATKYIGGHSDVVAGLVVVATDELAEELHFIQNSVGAVLGPQDSWLLIRGIKTLGLRMEEHNENALKIAKFLVAHDAIGKVYYPGLEDHPGYKLMTIQATGFGGMISFDVGSEEKADELLAKLRYFTLAESLGAVESLISIPARMTHASIPRDRRLELGITDGLVRISVGIEDVEDLLEDLEQSLA from the coding sequence TTGCGAGCAAAAACGAAGTTAATTCACGGTGGAATTGTGGGGGATGAAACGACAGGTGCTGTTTCAACTCCGATTTATCAGGTGAGCACGTATAAACAACAATCAGTCGGCGTATTTAACGGTTACGAGTATTCACGTACTGGAAATCCAACGCGTCATGCATTGGAAGTATTAATAAGTGATTTAGAAGGCGGCCAAGCCGGGTTTGCTTTTGGATCTGGCATGGCGGCAATCAGTTCGGTCATGATGCTGTTCAGTAAAGGTGATCATATCGTCTTGACGGACGATGTATACGGCGGGACTTACCGTGTCATGACGAAAGTATTGAATCGCTTCGGTATCTCCTCGACATTTGTCGATTCAAGTGATATTGCTGAAGTCGAAGCGGCGATCGAGAAAAACACGAAAGCGATATTTTTAGAGTCGCCAACGAACCCTTTGCTGAAAGTGACAGATATTGAAGCAGTTGCTAAGCTTGGTAAGGAAAAAGGATTGTTAACAATTGTCGACAATACATTTATGACGCCTTATTTCCAACAACCCATTTCGCAAGGAGCAGATATCGTGCTGCATAGTGCAACAAAATATATCGGTGGACATAGCGATGTCGTCGCAGGGCTTGTCGTTGTTGCAACCGATGAACTGGCGGAGGAACTGCATTTCATTCAAAACTCAGTTGGAGCTGTTCTTGGACCGCAAGATTCATGGTTATTAATACGCGGGATAAAAACGCTCGGGCTTCGTATGGAAGAGCATAATGAAAATGCATTAAAGATCGCAAAATTTTTAGTCGCGCATGACGCAATTGGAAAAGTTTATTATCCTGGGCTAGAAGATCATCCAGGTTATAAATTAATGACAATACAAGCGACGGGTTTTGGCGGTATGATATCATTCGATGTTGGTAGCGAAGAAAAAGCGGATGAACTGCTAGCAAAATTACGTTACTTCACACTTGCTGAAAGTTTAGGTGCCGTAGAAAGCTTAATTTCAATCCCGGCAAGAATGACACACGCATCGATTCCACGTGATCGCAGACTGGAATTAGGAATTACAGACGGATTGGTTCGTATTTCTGTGGGTATTGAGGATGTTGAGGATTTACTGGAGGACTTGGAACAATCATTGGCATAA
- a CDS encoding GbsR/MarR family transcriptional regulator has product MDGNERLEKARKRITESIAQNIHLYGLPPSAGRQYGMMFFQDRPLTLDDMSEELGMSKTSMSTSIRALAEAKLVDRVWERGVRKDLYEVKDDWYQGFIDMFNSRWRSSVSLHSTAIRRSLNELDELINDETISPEVLEKAKIDKEKILYIRDYYDWLDRLIDAFEEHDIFNLVPKKNQTEE; this is encoded by the coding sequence ATGGATGGGAATGAAAGATTGGAAAAGGCTCGTAAACGGATTACAGAATCAATTGCGCAAAACATTCATCTATACGGCCTCCCACCCTCTGCTGGAAGACAATATGGAATGATGTTCTTTCAAGATCGGCCTCTAACACTTGACGATATGTCGGAAGAACTTGGAATGAGCAAAACGAGTATGAGCACATCGATAAGAGCACTAGCCGAAGCGAAGTTAGTCGACCGTGTATGGGAACGCGGCGTTCGAAAAGATTTATATGAAGTGAAAGATGATTGGTATCAAGGCTTCATTGATATGTTTAATAGTAGATGGCGAAGTTCAGTTTCCCTTCATTCAACGGCCATTAGAAGATCACTTAATGAACTAGATGAGCTAATAAATGACGAAACAATTAGTCCTGAAGTGTTAGAAAAAGCTAAAATCGACAAAGAAAAGATTTTGTATATTCGTGATTATTACGATTGGCTCGATCGCCTTATCGATGCTTTTGAAGAACATGACATTTTTAATCTCGTTCCGAAAAAAAATCAAACTGAAGAATGA
- a CDS encoding FixH family protein produces MKRKIGLLILIVVVGALAACGNGKEEEVPTEVKAPEMLEVELTVSETVDINETVEMKAYVTQGEEEIEDADEVVFEVWEEGKKSDSEMIDSVNEKSGIYTAETSFEHEGLFHVQVHVTANGLHTMPLKEVVVGDGGNYDEQAEPDHHYHTEGFSMEFMTPDEVAANSDEKLVVQIKIDNEPYESLKVRYEIWSDLSEKHDWVDAKEIEAGEYVADFTFEKASTYHVQIHVEDDEDLHEHIEHEITVK; encoded by the coding sequence TTGAAAAGAAAAATCGGTTTATTAATACTGATCGTTGTGGTCGGTGCGTTGGCTGCTTGTGGGAATGGTAAGGAAGAGGAAGTGCCTACAGAAGTAAAAGCACCTGAAATGTTAGAAGTCGAACTTACTGTTTCTGAAACAGTAGATATTAACGAAACTGTGGAAATGAAAGCGTATGTCACGCAAGGTGAAGAGGAAATTGAAGACGCTGACGAAGTCGTATTTGAAGTTTGGGAAGAAGGAAAGAAATCTGATAGCGAAATGATTGATTCTGTTAATGAAAAAAGCGGTATTTATACAGCGGAAACTTCATTTGAACATGAAGGATTATTCCACGTGCAAGTGCATGTAACAGCTAATGGGCTTCATACGATGCCGTTGAAAGAAGTTGTTGTAGGAGATGGCGGAAATTATGATGAACAAGCAGAACCTGATCATCATTACCATACTGAAGGATTTTCAATGGAATTTATGACGCCAGATGAAGTAGCTGCGAATAGTGATGAAAAGCTGGTTGTTCAAATCAAGATAGATAATGAACCTTATGAAAGCTTAAAGGTCCGATATGAAATTTGGAGTGATCTATCTGAAAAACACGATTGGGTAGATGCAAAAGAAATTGAAGCCGGCGAATATGTAGCCGACTTTACATTTGAAAAAGCTAGCACTTATCATGTCCAAATTCATGTTGAAGATGATGAAGACTTACATGAACATATTGAGCATGAAATAACAGTTAAGTAA
- a CDS encoding OsmC family protein, which yields MTEHYFHLTANWPGLRNDVGTIDAGNLKTKVSIPPEMEGPGIGTNPDEMLLGAAATCYIITLAAMMERSNLEKEVLTMESVGVVDVTNGVITYKKIIHKPSIVLKADATEKDKSLALRLAEKAETSCMISRAIQGNVEVELQAVIKSEDL from the coding sequence ATGACAGAGCACTATTTCCACCTAACGGCGAATTGGCCGGGTTTACGGAATGATGTCGGAACAATCGACGCCGGGAATTTGAAAACAAAAGTCTCGATTCCACCGGAAATGGAAGGGCCAGGGATCGGAACGAATCCAGATGAAATGCTATTAGGAGCTGCGGCGACTTGTTATATCATCACATTGGCTGCAATGATGGAGCGAAGTAATCTCGAAAAAGAAGTATTGACGATGGAATCAGTAGGCGTTGTCGATGTGACAAATGGCGTTATTACATATAAAAAGATCATTCATAAACCATCTATCGTGCTAAAAGCAGACGCAACAGAAAAAGACAAGTCGCTTGCGCTTAGACTAGCGGAAAAAGCAGAGACATCTTGCATGATTAGCAGAGCTATTCAAGGTAATGTTGAGGTGGAATTACAAGCAGTTATCAAGAGTGAAGATTTATAA
- a CDS encoding SCO family protein — protein MRKLNVIIQVLCVSLLLLACTPKHQEERKIEPFTFTNQEGQAFGMNDLNDTIWVANFIFTNCTTICQPMTAEMASLQRIFKEKDFNVEFISFTVDPAIDKPDKLKSFMTDFSDDLSNWNLLTGYTQAEIEVFARDQFQTIVQKPASSTQVIHSSNFYLIGKDGYFVKEYNFVDATYVDEMITDIQELMKN, from the coding sequence ATGAGAAAACTTAATGTAATCATTCAAGTACTGTGTGTTTCCCTTCTTCTTCTCGCCTGTACACCCAAACATCAAGAAGAACGCAAAATTGAACCGTTTACATTTACCAATCAAGAAGGACAAGCGTTTGGAATGAATGATTTAAATGATACTATCTGGGTTGCTAATTTCATATTCACGAACTGCACAACAATTTGCCAACCGATGACCGCTGAAATGGCATCCCTTCAGCGTATATTCAAAGAAAAAGACTTCAACGTTGAATTCATATCATTTACAGTTGATCCAGCGATTGATAAACCAGATAAATTAAAATCATTTATGACAGACTTCAGCGATGACCTTTCGAACTGGAATTTATTGACTGGATATACACAAGCCGAGATAGAAGTTTTCGCAAGAGATCAATTTCAAACCATCGTGCAAAAACCAGCCTCCTCAACCCAAGTCATTCACAGTTCAAACTTTTACTTGATCGGTAAAGACGGGTATTTTGTGAAGGAATATAACTTTGTAGATGCAACTTATGTAGATGAAATGATAACGGATATTCAAGAATTAATGAAAAACTGA
- a CDS encoding PH domain-containing protein, giving the protein MYSQVHAPGNRLSTDAVKVWIISGVINYTIWLAILSGFLYLDYRFSWYEWIGWVLICIISLLALTGIWSVFIKPFLLYKNWRYDAAEEFLQLKSGAFNEEHQLVPMTKIQSVATNQGPILRKYELYSLTIETMGSTHKIPALPKDVAFELRNRIAHYAKIKEVDE; this is encoded by the coding sequence ATGTATTCGCAAGTTCATGCACCAGGAAATCGATTATCAACAGACGCTGTAAAAGTTTGGATAATAAGCGGTGTGATTAATTATACGATTTGGCTCGCTATATTATCGGGTTTTTTGTATTTAGATTATCGATTTTCCTGGTACGAGTGGATTGGCTGGGTGTTAATTTGCATTATTAGTTTACTAGCACTAACTGGTATTTGGTCCGTCTTTATCAAACCTTTTTTGCTTTATAAAAACTGGCGATACGATGCTGCTGAAGAATTTTTGCAATTAAAGTCTGGAGCATTCAATGAAGAACATCAACTTGTTCCGATGACAAAAATCCAATCTGTGGCGACTAACCAAGGTCCTATTCTAAGAAAGTATGAGTTATACTCGCTGACTATCGAAACAATGGGATCTACTCATAAAATCCCTGCACTTCCAAAAGACGTTGCCTTTGAACTACGGAACCGCATTGCCCATTACGCTAAAATAAAGGAAGTTGACGAATGA
- a CDS encoding PLP-dependent cysteine synthase family protein yields MNVYSSVQELIGNTPIVEINHIPVPNNCRIFAKLEYLNPGGSVKDRLGISLIEDAERSGALGPGGTIIEPTAGNTGIGLALAVIGKGYYVKFVVPEKFSVEKQTLMRALGAEIINTKTELGMTGAIEKARELVSKIPGAYSPSQFSNPANPATYVATIGPELWNDLDGKIDIFVAGAGTGGTFMGTAQYLKGKNSLVKTVIVEPEGSIINGGIAGPHVTEGIGMEFIPEYMETSYFEEIHTVSDIEAFTQLRNLAKYEGLLVGSSSGAAFCAALREAEAAKEGSHIVTIFPDSSERYLSQDIYDLFKGSE; encoded by the coding sequence ATGAATGTTTATAGCAGTGTGCAAGAGCTAATCGGAAATACACCGATTGTTGAGATCAACCATATTCCTGTCCCGAATAATTGCCGGATTTTCGCGAAGCTCGAGTATTTAAATCCAGGTGGTAGTGTGAAAGATCGGTTAGGGATATCTCTCATCGAGGATGCCGAAAGGTCGGGTGCTCTTGGGCCCGGCGGAACGATTATCGAACCGACTGCTGGGAATACAGGAATCGGTTTAGCGCTCGCGGTAATCGGAAAAGGATACTATGTGAAATTTGTTGTGCCAGAAAAGTTTAGTGTGGAAAAACAAACGTTAATGCGTGCACTTGGCGCAGAAATAATCAATACGAAAACTGAATTAGGGATGACAGGTGCAATTGAAAAAGCCCGTGAACTTGTTTCAAAAATACCTGGAGCATATTCGCCTTCACAGTTTTCCAATCCCGCAAACCCCGCGACTTATGTAGCAACAATTGGACCTGAACTATGGAATGATTTGGATGGAAAAATTGATATCTTTGTTGCGGGGGCAGGAACCGGCGGGACTTTCATGGGAACTGCTCAGTATTTAAAAGGGAAAAATTCACTTGTGAAAACAGTTATCGTAGAACCAGAAGGCTCGATAATAAATGGTGGAATAGCAGGGCCCCATGTCACCGAGGGAATTGGTATGGAATTTATCCCCGAGTATATGGAAACTTCCTATTTTGAGGAGATTCATACAGTAAGCGACATAGAAGCATTTACTCAACTAAGAAATCTAGCAAAATACGAAGGACTACTTGTCGGAAGTTCTTCCGGGGCTGCTTTTTGCGCGGCATTACGTGAAGCAGAAGCAGCGAAAGAAGGCAGCCACATTGTCACTATATTTCCGGATTCAAGTGAACGGTATTTAAGTCAAGATATTTATGATTTGTTCAAAGGGAGCGAATAA
- a CDS encoding class I SAM-dependent methyltransferase — MGREFIDIFDEWIDSYDASVAGKDPEYRDVFEGYDEILADVANKSSGTVLEFGTGTGNLTAKLVDKGLTVIGIEPNDAMRQLTSERFPTLKIIDGDLLDFEVDGLLIDTIVSTYVFHHLTDVEKGVALKKYAELLEENGKVIFADTMFITEGAKKAQIAKERSRGFHNVADDLEREYYTTVPVLMDLFMKAGFDVACKQMNDYVWILNATKKLKSKN, encoded by the coding sequence ATGGGACGTGAATTCATTGATATTTTTGATGAATGGATTGATTCGTATGATGCATCTGTAGCGGGGAAGGACCCGGAGTATCGCGATGTGTTTGAAGGCTATGACGAAATATTGGCTGATGTTGCAAATAAATCATCGGGAACAGTTCTTGAGTTTGGAACAGGTACGGGAAACTTAACTGCTAAATTAGTAGATAAAGGTTTGACTGTTATCGGTATCGAACCAAACGATGCAATGCGCCAACTTACTAGTGAACGATTTCCAACGCTGAAAATCATAGACGGTGATTTATTGGATTTTGAAGTGGACGGCTTATTAATCGATACAATCGTTAGCACTTATGTATTCCATCATTTGACGGATGTAGAAAAAGGAGTTGCGCTTAAGAAATATGCCGAGTTGTTGGAGGAAAACGGTAAAGTGATTTTTGCAGATACGATGTTTATAACCGAAGGAGCAAAAAAAGCGCAAATTGCCAAAGAGCGTTCACGAGGTTTTCATAATGTGGCAGATGATTTAGAGCGTGAGTATTACACAACGGTACCCGTGTTGATGGATTTATTTATGAAGGCAGGATTTGATGTCGCTTGCAAGCAAATGAATGATTATGTTTGGATTCTGAACGCGACTAAGAAGTTGAAAAGTAAAAACTAA
- a CDS encoding response regulator transcription factor gives MNGYTIMIIDDESQMRELVRTFLEAEQYHVIEATDGIHALDQINKTSPDLLIVDVMMPYMDGFQFAEEVKRKSSIPIIFLSAKGDEWDRVKGLKLGGDDYIVKPFLPAELVARVESVLRRTYQNSNSQNLLKVGPFVIDSSAHTATVDGKSLSLTLKEFGLLQLFLTNRGRVYTREQLLELIWDENHKSTDRTVDTHIKTLRLKLGDYASVIETVWGVGYKLEV, from the coding sequence ATGAATGGTTATACAATAATGATTATTGATGATGAGAGTCAAATGAGGGAACTCGTTCGTACATTTTTAGAAGCTGAACAATACCATGTCATTGAAGCAACAGACGGTATCCATGCTTTAGATCAAATAAATAAAACTTCACCCGACTTATTAATCGTCGATGTGATGATGCCCTATATGGATGGTTTTCAATTTGCGGAAGAAGTAAAACGCAAATCATCCATTCCCATTATTTTTTTATCAGCAAAAGGCGATGAATGGGACAGAGTAAAAGGACTCAAACTCGGTGGAGATGATTATATCGTCAAACCTTTCCTTCCGGCAGAGTTAGTAGCACGGGTTGAATCTGTTCTTAGACGCACGTACCAAAATTCCAATTCACAAAACTTGCTGAAAGTCGGGCCATTTGTCATTGATTCATCCGCGCATACTGCAACAGTCGATGGCAAATCTTTATCGTTGACGTTGAAAGAATTTGGGCTTTTGCAACTGTTTTTAACGAATAGAGGACGCGTCTACACCAGAGAACAACTTCTGGAACTTATTTGGGATGAAAACCATAAAAGTACAGACCGCACCGTAGATACGCACATTAAAACATTGCGCTTAAAACTAGGTGATTACGCCAGTGTGATTGAAACTGTGTGGGGTGTTGGATATAAATTAGAGGTGTGA
- a CDS encoding PH domain-containing protein — MNNFKRYHPFIIVMNLWTLLKNSFAIFVFFIFSFVSTSPLYSYGRLAFLLFFALAVLKIIMDWFVDKYEIVNESFQMYHGIVFKNERIVPFSKVQNVQRQTSFLHRAFKLTSLTLETGIAGSDGAVEFKVITVKEADRIEDLIKKVELEVETTVEYPEVETKSDQRVIHFTPTKKDVLKASFTSFSFLLLIPIVGSIFSKIEKLEWVEKKAEGVLSRIIESSFTTVIMVILLIIFSIIIGIARTYIKYGKYEIASDDERIYITKGVLHESAFTITKDNVQAIEIRQSTIKRLLGLAEIKVISAGGVGEGLLEPNSLYPFLPINRAYEIIHEILPSYEVFNTMERLPRISFWIRMLKPSWIWITSTLVLFYFKPPLLDFEQAWWVISVGLLLIIIVSRLLNYFNTRYTLNEEFIQFKTGSFETSVFISKRTKIIEISVRRSKIQQLLGLASIVTVNHAKPFHYSSVDDVPLEMASNFYTWYAGRVDKIKTE; from the coding sequence ATGAACAACTTCAAACGATATCATCCATTCATCATTGTCATGAATTTATGGACATTACTTAAAAACAGTTTTGCCATTTTTGTCTTTTTCATTTTTTCATTCGTATCGACATCACCACTTTATTCATACGGAAGACTGGCGTTTCTCCTGTTCTTTGCGTTAGCCGTATTAAAGATTATTATGGACTGGTTTGTCGATAAATACGAAATTGTCAACGAGTCGTTTCAAATGTACCATGGGATTGTCTTCAAAAATGAACGCATTGTGCCATTTTCAAAGGTACAAAATGTACAGCGACAAACTTCGTTCCTTCATAGAGCGTTTAAACTAACATCGCTGACACTCGAAACCGGCATAGCCGGTTCTGACGGCGCGGTTGAATTTAAAGTGATTACAGTTAAAGAAGCAGATCGCATCGAAGACCTTATAAAAAAAGTTGAATTAGAAGTCGAGACTACTGTTGAATATCCTGAAGTAGAGACGAAATCGGACCAGCGGGTTATTCATTTTACCCCAACAAAAAAAGATGTTTTAAAAGCTTCCTTCACATCCTTTAGTTTTCTATTATTAATACCAATTGTTGGCTCCATCTTTTCTAAAATCGAGAAACTTGAATGGGTAGAGAAAAAGGCTGAAGGTGTTTTATCAAGGATTATCGAGTCTAGCTTCACTACTGTTATCATGGTGATTCTATTGATTATTTTTTCTATTATTATTGGAATTGCCAGAACCTATATAAAATACGGGAAGTATGAAATTGCATCTGATGATGAACGGATTTACATTACTAAAGGCGTACTACATGAATCTGCTTTTACAATTACGAAAGATAATGTACAAGCGATTGAGATCAGGCAATCCACAATTAAACGTCTGCTTGGACTTGCGGAAATTAAAGTAATAAGTGCTGGTGGTGTTGGCGAAGGGTTGCTTGAACCGAACTCGCTCTATCCATTCTTACCTATCAATCGGGCGTATGAAATAATCCATGAAATTTTACCTTCTTATGAAGTTTTCAATACGATGGAGCGACTTCCAAGAATATCATTTTGGATTCGCATGCTAAAACCTAGTTGGATTTGGATAACTTCTACGTTAGTGCTATTTTATTTCAAACCGCCCTTATTGGATTTCGAACAAGCTTGGTGGGTTATCTCAGTCGGCCTGCTTCTAATAATCATTGTTTCCAGGCTGCTCAATTATTTTAATACTCGCTATACCTTGAACGAAGAGTTCATCCAATTCAAAACTGGAAGCTTCGAAACTTCAGTATTCATTTCAAAACGTACTAAAATAATTGAGATAAGTGTTAGACGGAGTAAGATTCAACAGCTTCTGGGACTTGCTTCAATAGTAACGGTCAACCACGCTAAACCATTTCATTATTCGAGTGTAGATGACGTTCCGCTAGAAATGGCAAGTAACTTTTACACATGGTATGCAGGTCGAGTAGATAAAATAAAAACAGAATAA